A region from the Verrucomicrobiota bacterium genome encodes:
- a CDS encoding transposase gives MCMEVNDSESGQDNLRAGFHSRGVLPHLKRESTSYFVTFRLAGTLPREVLLKFKAEREAIIQNARSAKRPLTWLEQEELFRWYSSRVDKYLDAGQGDCWLMRSEIGELMAGALTFHLGTRFDLSAWVVMPNHVHVVVRPHPGWTLSKILQSWKGFTAREANHLLNRTGTRFWQVESYDHLIRDDEDLYRCCHYTTMNPVTAGLCSRPEDWLLSSAHRGRCT, from the coding sequence ATGTGCATGGAGGTTAATGATTCCGAATCTGGGCAAGACAATCTGCGGGCCGGTTTTCACTCGCGCGGGGTATTGCCGCACCTGAAGCGGGAAAGCACTTCCTATTTTGTGACCTTCCGGCTTGCTGGCACACTGCCGAGGGAAGTCCTTCTGAAGTTCAAAGCGGAACGGGAAGCCATTATTCAGAACGCGCGGTCGGCTAAGCGTCCGCTCACGTGGCTTGAACAAGAAGAGTTGTTTCGCTGGTACTCATCGCGAGTGGATAAGTATCTTGATGCAGGCCAGGGCGATTGTTGGTTGATGCGAAGCGAAATCGGCGAACTGATGGCTGGTGCGCTCACGTTTCACCTGGGCACGCGTTTCGATTTGTCGGCCTGGGTCGTGATGCCGAATCACGTCCATGTTGTCGTGCGTCCGCACCCCGGATGGACGCTCAGTAAGATTCTGCAAAGTTGGAAAGGCTTTACGGCGCGGGAAGCGAATCACCTTTTGAATCGGACGGGCACACGCTTCTGGCAAGTCGAGTCTTACGATCACTTGATCCGCGACGACGAAGATCTGTATCGCTGTTGCCACTACACCACAATGAATCCCGTAACCGCAGGGCTTTGTTCCAGGCCCGAAGATTGGCTCTTGAGCAGTGCGCATCGCGGCCGGTGCACGTAG
- a CDS encoding adenylosuccinate synthase — MANTILVGAQWGDEGKGKIIDVLTEGADVVVRTQGGNNAGHTVFIGTKKYVLHLVPSGILRAGKLCVIGNGVVVDPVSLVDEINGLAKLGIKVDGNLLISETAHVVFPYHRELDAQREILKGKNKIGTTKRGIGPAYGDKAARTGLRMIDLINPPRFELLLKQKIKENNEILKAFGAVPLSFKKVHAAYRAVGDRLRPFVANTVVRLHEAARRKANILFEGAQGTFLDIDHGTYPFVTSSNTTAGGACTGSGVPPNRMDRVVGVMKAYTTRVGEGPLPTENAEIADLLHAMGREFGATTGRARRCGWFDAVATRHATMVNGIDELAVTNVDGLDSLERIQVCEGYRCGSARLDYVPNDIEVFSKCVPIYREFPGWKTPTTHARDWRDLPVRARSYLKAIAELTGAKLGIASVGPSREQTIFV; from the coding sequence ATGGCGAATACGATTCTGGTCGGCGCCCAGTGGGGCGACGAAGGCAAAGGCAAAATCATCGATGTCCTGACCGAAGGCGCAGACGTCGTGGTGCGAACCCAGGGAGGCAACAACGCGGGCCATACCGTTTTCATCGGCACCAAGAAATACGTCCTGCACCTGGTGCCCTCCGGGATTCTCCGCGCCGGCAAACTTTGCGTGATCGGCAACGGCGTGGTCGTGGACCCCGTCAGTCTGGTGGATGAAATCAACGGGCTGGCGAAGCTGGGGATCAAAGTCGATGGCAACCTCCTGATCAGCGAGACGGCGCACGTGGTTTTTCCTTACCACCGCGAACTCGATGCGCAGCGCGAAATCCTCAAAGGCAAGAACAAGATCGGCACCACCAAACGCGGCATCGGTCCGGCCTACGGCGACAAAGCCGCGCGCACCGGTTTGCGGATGATCGACTTGATCAACCCGCCGCGCTTTGAATTGCTCCTCAAGCAAAAGATCAAGGAGAACAACGAAATCCTCAAGGCGTTCGGCGCGGTCCCGCTTTCGTTCAAGAAAGTCCATGCGGCGTATCGAGCGGTGGGGGACCGGCTTCGGCCCTTCGTCGCGAACACGGTGGTCCGACTGCACGAGGCCGCCCGGCGGAAGGCGAATATCCTCTTCGAAGGCGCGCAAGGGACTTTTCTCGACATCGATCACGGCACCTACCCGTTCGTCACGTCGTCCAATACGACGGCAGGCGGCGCGTGCACCGGTTCGGGGGTCCCGCCGAACCGGATGGACCGGGTCGTCGGCGTGATGAAAGCTTACACGACACGCGTTGGGGAAGGGCCGCTGCCGACGGAGAACGCCGAAATCGCGGACCTTCTGCACGCCATGGGCCGGGAATTTGGCGCGACGACAGGCCGGGCCCGGCGCTGCGGGTGGTTCGATGCCGTGGCCACGCGGCACGCCACGATGGTCAACGGGATCGACGAACTGGCCGTCACCAACGTGGATGGACTGGACAGCCTGGAAAGGATCCAGGTGTGCGAAGGTTATCGGTGCGGTTCCGCGCGGCTGGATTACGTTCCGAACGATATCGAGGTGTTCTCGAAGTGCGTCCCGATTTACCGAGAGTTTCCCGGGTGGAAAACGCCGACCACGCACGCGCGCGACTGGCGCGACCTTCCCGTAAGGGCGCGCAGCTATCTTAAGGCGATTGCGGAATTGACCGGCGCGAAACTGGGCATCGCCTCGGTCGGCCCGTCGCGGGAGCAGACCATCTTCGTGTGA
- a CDS encoding LpxI family protein has product MAELHTLGLIAGNRSLPMIFARHARELGARRLVAVAFDGETDPALASLVDDIVWLKVGQLGKLIETFKRQGVSRCVMLGQIAPKSLFDIRPDFRAMAMLFKLKEKNAHTIFGAIADELKKEGIELIEPTPWLAPVMPKAGFRLGPDLAPAHRSDLEFGFRIAKEISRLEIGQTVVVKNGTVLAVEGFEGTDACLKRGGELAGQEGGAVAVKVAKEKHDLRFDIPCVGPQTIEVCAAARICVLGVEAGKTLLLERERLEEQIRDLRITLTALARVSA; this is encoded by the coding sequence ATGGCTGAACTTCATACCCTGGGTTTGATCGCGGGCAATCGCTCGCTCCCCATGATTTTCGCCCGGCACGCCCGAGAATTGGGCGCCAGGCGGCTCGTGGCCGTCGCTTTCGACGGTGAAACCGATCCGGCGCTGGCGTCGTTGGTGGACGACATCGTCTGGCTCAAAGTCGGGCAACTGGGCAAATTGATCGAAACGTTCAAACGGCAAGGCGTCAGTCGCTGCGTCATGCTCGGGCAAATCGCGCCCAAGAGTCTTTTCGATATTCGGCCTGACTTCCGCGCGATGGCCATGTTGTTCAAACTTAAAGAAAAGAATGCGCATACGATTTTTGGCGCCATTGCGGATGAACTGAAAAAGGAAGGCATCGAACTGATCGAACCGACGCCGTGGCTCGCGCCGGTGATGCCGAAGGCGGGCTTCCGCCTCGGACCTGATCTCGCGCCCGCGCACCGCTCCGACCTGGAGTTCGGTTTTCGCATCGCCAAGGAAATCTCCCGGCTCGAGATCGGCCAGACCGTCGTCGTCAAAAACGGAACGGTCCTGGCAGTCGAAGGCTTTGAAGGAACCGACGCCTGCCTCAAGCGCGGCGGCGAACTGGCCGGTCAGGAGGGTGGTGCCGTGGCGGTTAAGGTGGCGAAGGAAAAGCACGACCTGCGCTTCGACATTCCCTGCGTCGGTCCGCAGACCATCGAAGTCTGCGCCGCGGCGAGAATCTGTGTCCTGGGCGTCGAAGCCGGCAAAACTCTGCTCCTGGAACGGGAGCGACTGGAAGAACAGATCCGGGACCTTCGCATCACACTGACCGCCCTCGCCCGGGTTTCAGCTTAG
- a CDS encoding response regulator: MECDLAQIIAGISKMLQRLLGENIVLESRYPSVLPAICADVGMVEQIILNLAVNARDAMPQGGRLTLAASAVTLDASAAFRNAEARAGRFVCLSVADTGCGMDAKTLSKIFEPFFTTKEVGKGTGLGLSMVYGLVKQHRGWIEVASTVRKGSTFQVFFPAHDDAIAEDLAEKEAQRTVAGGHETILVAEDDPALRRLALQVLRRCGYRVFEARTGQEALSLWELHAGEIDLLLTDMVMPEGINGRELAERLRRDKDHLPVIYTSGYSMDAIGPGFCVERRRRVAAQTVSTVNPGAGRPLLSGWAGAFGGKLNEVAPFPGTGAPNSDSARGPSVAETRRIGDRRSAHQVQGPCAWLEGYGSFPCTW; this comes from the coding sequence TTGGAATGCGACCTGGCCCAGATTATCGCGGGCATTTCCAAAATGCTCCAACGGTTGCTGGGCGAGAACATCGTGCTGGAAAGCCGCTATCCCTCCGTGCTTCCCGCCATCTGCGCCGACGTCGGAATGGTGGAGCAAATTATCCTCAACCTGGCGGTCAATGCGCGGGACGCCATGCCCCAAGGAGGCCGGTTGACCCTTGCCGCTTCTGCCGTGACGCTTGACGCCAGCGCGGCCTTCCGGAACGCCGAAGCCCGCGCCGGCCGCTTCGTTTGTCTCAGCGTCGCCGACACCGGCTGTGGCATGGACGCCAAAACTCTGAGCAAGATATTCGAGCCGTTTTTCACAACCAAAGAAGTCGGGAAGGGAACGGGTCTGGGATTGTCCATGGTGTACGGCCTCGTCAAACAGCATCGGGGCTGGATCGAGGTGGCCAGCACCGTCCGGAAAGGATCCACTTTCCAGGTGTTTTTCCCGGCCCACGACGATGCCATCGCCGAAGATTTGGCCGAGAAGGAAGCGCAAAGAACAGTGGCCGGAGGCCACGAGACGATTTTGGTGGCTGAGGACGATCCCGCTTTACGCCGGCTGGCGTTGCAGGTGCTGCGCCGGTGCGGCTACCGCGTATTTGAAGCTCGAACGGGCCAGGAGGCCTTGAGCCTCTGGGAACTCCATGCGGGCGAGATCGATCTGCTGCTCACGGACATGGTCATGCCCGAAGGAATCAACGGACGCGAACTGGCCGAGCGCTTGCGCCGCGACAAGGACCACTTGCCCGTGATTTACACGAGCGGGTACAGCATGGACGCGATTGGGCCGGGATTTTGTGTTGAGCGAAGGCGTCGCGTTGCTGCCCAAACCGTATCAACCGTCAACCCTGGCGCGGGCCGTCCGTTGCTGTCTGGATGGGCCGGTGCGTTTGGGGGGAAGCTGAATGAAGTTGCCCCTTTCCCGGGAACCGGAGCGCCGAACTCCGATTCGGCGCGAGGACCGAGTGTCGCCGAAACGCGCCGGATCGGAGACCGGCGCTCCGCACACCAGGTTCAAGGGCCGTGCGCATGGCTCGAAGGCTATGGAAGCTTCCCATGCACTTGGTAG
- a CDS encoding isoprenyl transferase, which produces MTTPAPHLSEQAKAVLPAHVAIIMDGNGRWAKQRHLPRVEGHRNGVESVRAVVRAAGEAGIKYLTLYAFSVENWSRPKDEVDTLMRYLARFLKTEIAELNRSNVRLEVIGQIYRLPEFVQEQLQKTRTALAHNNGLTLILALSYGSRTEMVEALRSIATRVKEGAIEPAEIDEQTVAQHLYTRHFPDPDLLIRTSGEMRLSNFLLWQTSYAEFVVTPTFWPDFRRAQFFEALEEYARRHRRFGRL; this is translated from the coding sequence ATGACCACGCCAGCCCCACATTTGAGCGAACAGGCCAAAGCGGTGCTGCCGGCGCACGTCGCAATTATCATGGACGGCAACGGGCGCTGGGCCAAGCAACGGCACCTGCCGCGCGTGGAAGGCCACCGTAACGGGGTGGAATCGGTGCGCGCCGTGGTCCGCGCCGCCGGCGAAGCGGGAATCAAATACCTGACGTTGTACGCGTTTTCCGTGGAGAACTGGAGCCGGCCCAAGGACGAGGTCGATACGCTGATGCGGTATCTGGCGCGATTTCTGAAAACCGAAATCGCGGAACTGAACCGCAGCAATGTGCGGCTGGAAGTGATCGGCCAGATTTACCGGCTGCCGGAATTCGTCCAGGAGCAATTGCAGAAAACCCGAACCGCGCTCGCGCACAACAACGGCCTCACCCTCATCCTGGCCTTAAGCTACGGGAGCCGGACGGAAATGGTCGAAGCTCTGCGCAGTATCGCGACGCGCGTCAAGGAGGGAGCGATCGAGCCAGCCGAGATCGACGAGCAAACCGTCGCGCAGCATCTCTACACGCGCCATTTTCCGGACCCCGATCTCCTCATCCGCACGAGCGGAGAGATGCGGCTGAGCAATTTCTTATTGTGGCAAACTTCGTATGCGGAATTTGTCGTGACGCCGACGTTTTGGCCGGATTTTCGGCGGGCGCAATTCTTTGAAGCGTTGGAGGAATACGCGCGGCGCCACCGCCGCTTCGGGCGCCTGTAG